Proteins encoded by one window of Dryocola sp. LX212:
- a CDS encoding GNAT family N-acetyltransferase, which yields MVIWQDLHHSELGVNDLYSVLALRNAVFIVEQNCPYQDIDGDDLVDENRHLLGWRDGKLAAYARILKSDNDLEPVVIGRVIIDPGARGEKLGYKLMEQAMASCQQHWPQCTVYLGAQAHLQGFYAHFGFKPVTEVYDEDGIPHVGMANR from the coding sequence ATGGTAATCTGGCAAGACCTACATCACTCAGAGCTGGGTGTGAACGATCTCTACAGCGTGCTGGCCCTGCGCAACGCGGTATTTATCGTTGAGCAGAACTGCCCGTATCAGGATATCGACGGTGACGACCTGGTTGACGAAAATCGTCATCTGCTTGGCTGGCGCGACGGCAAACTTGCGGCCTACGCCCGGATCCTGAAAAGCGATAACGATCTCGAACCGGTGGTGATCGGTCGGGTTATTATTGACCCGGGGGCGCGCGGCGAAAAGCTGGGCTACAAACTGATGGAGCAGGCGATGGCTTCATGCCAGCAGCATTGGCCGCAGTGCACGGTTTATCTTGGCGCACAGGCGCATCTGCAAGGCTTCTACGCCCACTTCGGCTTTAAGCCCGTGACGGAAGTTTATGACGAAGATGGCATCCCCCACGTTGGCATGGCGAATCGTTAA
- the menD gene encoding 2-succinyl-5-enolpyruvyl-6-hydroxy-3-cyclohexene-1-carboxylic-acid synthase produces the protein MSISSFNRRWAQVILEALTRHGVRHVCIAPGSRSTPLTLTAAENQAFICHTHFDERGLGHLALGLAKASGQPVAVIVTSGTAVANLYPALIEAGLTGEKLILLTADRPPELIDCGANQAIRQSGMFGTHPTVSVNLPRPTQDIPARWLVSTVDSALGQQTSGGVHINCPFAEPLYGAPDETGIGWLNELGDWWQGDKPWLREVYGREIAKQRDWFFWRQKRGVVVAGRMNAEEGMQVAVWAKMLGWPLIGDVLSQTGQPLPCADLWLGNSQATTELAQAQIIIQFGGSLTGKRVLQWQATCQPEEYWIIDPLPGRLDPANHRGRRLSANIGEWLEMHPAEKRSAWTEKLAPLARLARDTVKLGTAEFGEAQIAARLPELLPEGGQLFVGNSLIVRLVDSFAQMPAGYPVYSNRGASGIDGLLSTSAGVQRATARPTLAIVGDLSALYDMNSLALLRQVSAPFVLLVVNNNGGQIFSLLPTPAAERERFYCMPQDVNFSHAAAMFGLDYHNPSSWSDLESVVTQAWKSPRATVVEITVPETDGAQTLQTLLAQVSQA, from the coding sequence ATGTCGATAAGCTCGTTTAACCGCCGCTGGGCGCAGGTGATCCTCGAAGCGCTCACCCGCCACGGCGTGCGCCATGTCTGTATCGCACCGGGCTCGCGCTCCACCCCGCTGACGTTAACCGCGGCGGAGAATCAGGCGTTTATTTGCCACACCCACTTTGATGAGCGTGGGCTGGGCCATCTTGCATTAGGGCTTGCGAAAGCGAGCGGCCAGCCCGTGGCCGTGATTGTGACCTCCGGCACGGCGGTGGCAAATCTCTATCCCGCGCTGATTGAAGCGGGGCTGACGGGTGAAAAACTCATTCTGCTGACCGCGGACCGTCCGCCGGAACTTATCGACTGCGGGGCCAACCAGGCGATTCGCCAGTCGGGCATGTTTGGCACTCATCCAACGGTCAGCGTGAATTTACCTCGGCCGACCCAGGATATCCCCGCCCGCTGGCTCGTCTCGACAGTTGACAGCGCGCTGGGCCAGCAGACCAGCGGTGGCGTCCATATCAACTGCCCGTTCGCGGAGCCCCTTTACGGCGCGCCGGATGAGACCGGCATCGGCTGGCTGAACGAGCTGGGCGACTGGTGGCAGGGCGATAAACCCTGGCTGCGCGAAGTTTATGGCCGCGAAATCGCTAAACAGCGCGACTGGTTCTTCTGGCGGCAGAAGCGCGGCGTGGTAGTGGCCGGGCGTATGAACGCGGAAGAGGGCATGCAGGTTGCCGTGTGGGCAAAAATGCTCGGCTGGCCGCTGATAGGCGACGTGCTGTCGCAAACCGGGCAGCCGCTGCCGTGTGCGGACCTGTGGCTCGGCAACAGCCAGGCGACGACGGAGCTTGCCCAGGCGCAAATTATTATTCAATTCGGCGGCAGCCTGACGGGCAAGCGCGTTCTGCAATGGCAGGCTACCTGCCAGCCTGAAGAATACTGGATTATCGACCCGCTGCCGGGCAGGCTCGATCCGGCTAACCACCGTGGCCGCCGTCTTTCTGCGAATATTGGCGAATGGCTGGAAATGCATCCGGCTGAAAAACGTTCGGCCTGGACGGAAAAGCTGGCGCCGCTGGCTCGTCTGGCGCGGGATACCGTAAAACTGGGCACCGCTGAGTTTGGCGAGGCGCAGATCGCTGCACGCCTGCCGGAACTGCTTCCCGAAGGGGGCCAGCTGTTCGTCGGCAACAGCCTGATTGTTCGCCTCGTTGACTCCTTTGCGCAGATGCCCGCGGGCTACCCGGTTTACAGCAACCGCGGCGCGAGCGGCATTGATGGTCTGCTTTCGACTTCTGCTGGGGTCCAGCGGGCGACTGCTCGCCCTACGCTTGCCATCGTCGGGGATTTGTCCGCGCTGTACGATATGAACTCGCTGGCGTTATTACGCCAGGTTTCCGCGCCCTTTGTGCTGCTGGTGGTGAACAACAACGGCGGCCAAATCTTCTCGCTGCTGCCTACGCCTGCCGCCGAGCGCGAGCGCTTCTACTGTATGCCGCAGGACGTCAACTTCTCTCACGCAGCGGCGATGTTCGGGCTGGACTACCACAATCCATCCTCCTGGAGCGATCTTGAGAGCGTGGTGACGCAGGCCTGGAAATCGCCACGGGCCACGGTAGTTGAAATAACCGTGCCGGAAACGGACGGTGCGCAGACTCTGCAAACGCTGCTGGCGCAGGTCAGCCAGGCATGA
- the elaB gene encoding stress response protein ElaB, with the protein MQPYESRLDDDLTLLSETLEEVLRSSGDPADQKYIELKARAEQALNDVKDRVSHASDNYYYRAKKAAYRADDYVHEKPWQGIGVGAAAGLILGLLLARR; encoded by the coding sequence ATGCAACCGTATGAATCTCGTCTTGATGATGACCTGACCCTGCTGAGTGAGACGCTTGAGGAAGTCCTGCGCTCTTCCGGCGATCCGGCTGACCAAAAGTACATCGAGCTTAAAGCACGCGCCGAACAGGCGTTGAACGATGTAAAAGATCGGGTCAGCCATGCTTCTGACAACTATTATTATCGCGCTAAAAAAGCGGCCTATCGTGCGGATGATTATGTCCACGAGAAACCCTGGCAGGGGATTGGGGTGGGCGCCGCCGCCGGGTTAATACTGGGGCTGCTGCTGGCCCGACGCTAA
- the menH gene encoding 2-succinyl-6-hydroxy-2,4-cyclohexadiene-1-carboxylate synthase, whose protein sequence is MILHAAHMPGLRADLPCVVWLHGFLGSQQEWAPFYDSFAQWPQLAVDLPGHGGSAEISAEGFAAVDDLLRKTLVSYNILNYWLVGYSLGGRVAMYHACQTENTGLQGLIVEGGNPGLGETDARHARLISDRQWAQRIRVQPVAEVLNDWYQQPVFRSLTDAQRAALVELRSHNNPATLADMLESTSLGAQPDLHTPLRELHVPFHYICGERDEKFRTAAAGLGLSPHLIPAAGHNAHRENPAAFRACLLILLRQYIEVSP, encoded by the coding sequence ATGATCCTGCATGCGGCCCACATGCCAGGCCTGCGTGCGGATCTGCCCTGCGTGGTCTGGCTGCACGGCTTTCTGGGCAGCCAGCAGGAGTGGGCGCCCTTTTACGATTCGTTTGCACAGTGGCCTCAGCTCGCCGTTGACTTGCCCGGCCACGGCGGCTCGGCAGAGATTTCGGCGGAAGGGTTTGCTGCGGTTGACGATTTGCTGCGTAAAACGTTAGTTAGTTACAACATACTTAATTACTGGCTGGTGGGGTACTCGCTCGGTGGAAGAGTGGCGATGTATCACGCCTGTCAGACAGAAAATACCGGGCTGCAGGGGCTGATCGTCGAGGGCGGAAACCCGGGCCTTGGGGAGACCGACGCTCGTCACGCGAGGCTGATCTCCGATCGGCAATGGGCGCAGCGAATCCGTGTGCAGCCCGTCGCTGAGGTACTGAACGACTGGTATCAACAACCGGTGTTCCGCTCGCTGACGGATGCACAGCGGGCGGCGCTGGTTGAGCTACGCAGCCACAACAATCCCGCCACGCTTGCAGATATGCTTGAATCCACCTCCCTGGGTGCACAGCCGGATCTACACACGCCGCTCCGCGAGCTGCACGTGCCGTTTCACTATATTTGTGGTGAGCGGGATGAAAAATTCCGCACCGCTGCCGCAGGCCTGGGCCTGTCACCGCATCTTATTCCCGCAGCCGGGCATAACGCACACAGGGAAAATCCTGCTGCGTTTCGCGCCTGCCTGCTCATTTTATTGCGTCAATATATTGAGGTCTCACCATGA
- the menF gene encoding isochorismate synthase MenF translates to MNSVAVALQQLRLALTGEFADVPGLHRICVDVTLSDDSDPLAWLACQKQYPQFYWQQREGSDEVAALGSLRQFTALADAQAFLKAHSTHASLRVWGLNAFDPAQGCLFLSRLEWRRRGGEACLWLHLYSETSLKDDALAAAAFIERLLPARPLQPLHLQCMSEQHQPGQNDWYRLIGRAAEAISNGEMEKVVLARATDLRFSGPVAPAALMAASRRVNFRCYHFMMVFDANAAFLGSSPERLWRRIDSALRTEALAGTVANHVDDHHAWSLGQWLLKDDKNQRENMLVVEDICERLKGQSGVLDVLPPQVVRLRKVQHLRRCIWTDLENPDDAVCLEQLQPTAAVAGLPRESAKAFINDFEPFDREWYAGSAGYLSCHQTEFCVALRSAKVSSITVRLYAGAGIVAGSDPEQEWQEIENKAASLRTLLTKTAF, encoded by the coding sequence GTGAATTCAGTAGCCGTCGCGCTGCAACAACTCCGGCTTGCATTGACAGGCGAATTTGCGGATGTCCCAGGGCTTCACCGCATCTGTGTGGACGTCACCCTGAGCGATGATTCTGACCCGCTTGCCTGGCTGGCCTGCCAGAAGCAGTATCCTCAATTTTACTGGCAGCAGCGTGAGGGCAGTGACGAAGTTGCCGCGCTCGGCTCCCTGCGTCAGTTTACAGCGCTGGCGGATGCCCAGGCCTTTCTGAAAGCCCATTCAACTCATGCTTCGTTGCGCGTCTGGGGTCTGAACGCCTTCGACCCGGCGCAGGGCTGCTTATTCCTCTCGCGTCTTGAATGGCGGCGTAGAGGCGGCGAAGCCTGCCTGTGGCTGCATTTATACAGCGAAACTTCGCTTAAAGACGACGCCCTAGCGGCGGCGGCCTTCATTGAACGGCTTCTTCCCGCCAGGCCACTGCAGCCTCTGCACCTGCAATGCATGAGCGAACAGCACCAGCCGGGGCAGAACGACTGGTATCGTCTGATTGGACGGGCAGCGGAGGCCATTAGTAACGGCGAGATGGAAAAAGTCGTGCTGGCCCGCGCAACCGATCTCCGCTTCTCCGGCCCCGTTGCGCCCGCGGCGCTGATGGCAGCCAGCCGACGGGTGAATTTCAGATGCTACCATTTCATGATGGTCTTTGACGCCAACGCTGCTTTCCTGGGCTCAAGCCCGGAGCGGCTGTGGCGGCGTATCGACTCGGCGCTGCGTACCGAAGCGCTGGCCGGCACCGTAGCTAATCACGTTGACGATCATCATGCGTGGTCACTGGGCCAGTGGCTGCTCAAAGATGATAAAAACCAACGGGAAAATATGCTGGTGGTGGAAGATATCTGCGAGCGCCTGAAGGGCCAGTCCGGCGTGCTGGACGTGCTGCCTCCCCAGGTGGTACGCCTGCGCAAGGTGCAGCATCTTCGCCGCTGCATCTGGACGGATCTGGAAAACCCTGATGACGCCGTTTGCCTGGAACAGCTGCAGCCAACCGCCGCCGTTGCCGGGCTTCCTCGCGAATCCGCTAAAGCGTTTATTAATGATTTCGAACCTTTCGACCGTGAGTGGTACGCCGGTTCGGCAGGTTATCTGTCCTGTCACCAGACGGAGTTTTGCGTCGCGCTGCGCTCGGCTAAGGTCAGCAGCATCACGGTACGGCTGTACGCCGGGGCAGGGATCGTAGCCGGGTCTGACCCGGAGCAGGAGTGGCAGGAAATAGAAAATAAAGCGGCAAGCCTGCGGACTTTGCTGACCAAAACGGCCTTCTGA